The Apium graveolens cultivar Ventura chromosome 6, ASM990537v1, whole genome shotgun sequence genome contains a region encoding:
- the LOC141667955 gene encoding protein IWS1 homolog 1-like isoform X2, whose product MEVKEMWRTVAGGDSEDEREVAGMVDTAYRYGSGTKHQSPGDAPQEEEIAEITNLFTRGKKKKKREKTAAEIALLVEEVMAELEFVAEEDALLNLESKPAINKLMKLPYLTQVLSKKQLQHEFLDHGILAVLKSWLEPLPDGSLPNINIRAAILKILADFPIDLEQDERKEQLKKSGLGKVIMFLSRSEEETTSNRRIAKELVDNWSRSIFNKSTRFADMRNFDADRILLQGGSGKRSMHKTAGVHSRDDDFDVAMFSQESRCGKQSSRQQTSRPEAMPLDFVVRPPSKVDPDLIRARAKHVVQDQYRLKMNKKLEQLKGPKRKQLQAAKISVEGRSMVKYL is encoded by the exons ATGGAGGTGAAGGAGATGTGGCGTACTGTTGCTGGTGGTGATTCTGAG GATGAACGTGAGGTTGCTGGGATGGTTGATACTGCTTATCGCTATGGTAGTGGCACCAAACATCAGTCGCCTGGTGATGCTCCTCAG GAAGAAGAGATTGCTGAAATCACTAATCTCTTTACCAGAGGTAAGAAGAAAAAGAAACGCGAGAAAACTGCTGCAGAAATTGCATTGCTAGTTGAGGAGGTCATGGCTGAGCTTGAGTTTGTAGCAGAAGAGGATGCGCTACTGAATTTAGAGTCAAAACCTGCTATAAACAAACTTATGAAGCTGCCATATCTTACCCAAGTCCTGTCAAA GAAGCAGCTTCAACATGAATTTTTAGATCATGGAATTTTAGCTGTTCTGAAGAGTTGGCTTGAACCACTTCCAGATGGGAGCTTGCCTAATATAAACATCCGTGCAGCAATACTGAAGATTTTGGCTGAT TTCCCAATTGATTTAGAACAGGATGAAAGAAAAGAACAACTGAAGAAGAGTGGCCTGGGAAAG GTCATTATGTTTTTGTCAAGATCTGAAGAAGAGACAACATCTAACAGAAGAATTGCTAAGGAACTCGTTGACAATTGG AGTCGATCAATCTTCAACAAGAGCACTAGGTTTGCAGACATGAGAAACTTTGATGCTGATAGGATTCTGTTACAGGGGGGTTCTGGGAAAAG GTCAATGCATAAAACTGCAGGGGTGCATTCTAGAGATGATGATTTTGATGTGGCTATGTTTTCACA GGAATCAAGGTGTGGCAAGCAGTCCTCTAGACAGCAAACTTCCAGGCCTGAGGCAATGCCTTTGGATTTTGTTGTTCGTCCTCCGTCTAAGGTTGATCCTGACCTAATTAGGGCCCGAGCTAAGCATGTTGTGCAAGACCAGTATCGCCTCAAG ATGAATAAGAAATTGGAACAATTGAAAGGGCCAAAAAGGAAGCAGCTTCAGGCGGCGAAAATTAGTGTGGAAGGTCGGTCAATGGTCAAGTACCTGTAA
- the LOC141667955 gene encoding protein IWS1 homolog 1-like isoform X1: MRFNDEDLYRDENAEPSICSGGGGFRRRDRSPTPVLLSSGREANYRNRLVKSAGDMEVKEMWRTVAGGDSEDEREVAGMVDTAYRYGSGTKHQSPGDAPQEEEIAEITNLFTRGKKKKKREKTAAEIALLVEEVMAELEFVAEEDALLNLESKPAINKLMKLPYLTQVLSKKQLQHEFLDHGILAVLKSWLEPLPDGSLPNINIRAAILKILADFPIDLEQDERKEQLKKSGLGKVIMFLSRSEEETTSNRRIAKELVDNWSRSIFNKSTRFADMRNFDADRILLQGGSGKRSMHKTAGVHSRDDDFDVAMFSQESRCGKQSSRQQTSRPEAMPLDFVVRPPSKVDPDLIRARAKHVVQDQYRLKMNKKLEQLKGPKRKQLQAAKISVEGRSMVKYL, translated from the exons ATGCGCTTCAACGACGAAGACCT GTATCGTGATGAGAATGCTGAGCCGTCGATCTGTTCCGGCGGCGGAGGTTTTCGGCGCCGTGACCGATCTCCGACGCCGGTACTTTTGAGCTCCGGCAGGGAAGCAAACTACCGGAATCGCCTCGTGAAGAGCGCTGGTGATATGGAGGTGAAGGAGATGTGGCGTACTGTTGCTGGTGGTGATTCTGAG GATGAACGTGAGGTTGCTGGGATGGTTGATACTGCTTATCGCTATGGTAGTGGCACCAAACATCAGTCGCCTGGTGATGCTCCTCAG GAAGAAGAGATTGCTGAAATCACTAATCTCTTTACCAGAGGTAAGAAGAAAAAGAAACGCGAGAAAACTGCTGCAGAAATTGCATTGCTAGTTGAGGAGGTCATGGCTGAGCTTGAGTTTGTAGCAGAAGAGGATGCGCTACTGAATTTAGAGTCAAAACCTGCTATAAACAAACTTATGAAGCTGCCATATCTTACCCAAGTCCTGTCAAA GAAGCAGCTTCAACATGAATTTTTAGATCATGGAATTTTAGCTGTTCTGAAGAGTTGGCTTGAACCACTTCCAGATGGGAGCTTGCCTAATATAAACATCCGTGCAGCAATACTGAAGATTTTGGCTGAT TTCCCAATTGATTTAGAACAGGATGAAAGAAAAGAACAACTGAAGAAGAGTGGCCTGGGAAAG GTCATTATGTTTTTGTCAAGATCTGAAGAAGAGACAACATCTAACAGAAGAATTGCTAAGGAACTCGTTGACAATTGG AGTCGATCAATCTTCAACAAGAGCACTAGGTTTGCAGACATGAGAAACTTTGATGCTGATAGGATTCTGTTACAGGGGGGTTCTGGGAAAAG GTCAATGCATAAAACTGCAGGGGTGCATTCTAGAGATGATGATTTTGATGTGGCTATGTTTTCACA GGAATCAAGGTGTGGCAAGCAGTCCTCTAGACAGCAAACTTCCAGGCCTGAGGCAATGCCTTTGGATTTTGTTGTTCGTCCTCCGTCTAAGGTTGATCCTGACCTAATTAGGGCCCGAGCTAAGCATGTTGTGCAAGACCAGTATCGCCTCAAG ATGAATAAGAAATTGGAACAATTGAAAGGGCCAAAAAGGAAGCAGCTTCAGGCGGCGAAAATTAGTGTGGAAGGTCGGTCAATGGTCAAGTACCTGTAA